In Leishmania braziliensis MHOM/BR/75/M2904 complete genome, chromosome 31, one genomic interval encodes:
- a CDS encoding 40S ribosomal protein S15a produces MTMMSVLANALRTIASAERRGKRQVLIRPSSKVVVKFLQVMQKHGYIGEFEIIDDHRAGKIVVNLNGRLNKCGAICPRFDCATTDYEKWMKNILPSRQFGFVVLTTSLGIMDHEEARSRNTGGKVLGFFY; encoded by the coding sequence ATGACAATGATGAGCGTTCTTGCGAACGCGCTTCGCACCATTGCGAGCGCGGAGCGCCGTGGCAAGCGCCAGGTGCTCAtccgcccctcctccaaggtggtggtgaagttCCTGCAGGTGATGCAGAAGCACGGCTACATTGGCGAGTTCGAGATCATCGACGACCATCGCGCTGGCAAGATCGTCGTGAACCTGAATGGCCGCCTGAACAAGTGCGGCGCCATCTGCCCGCGCTTCGACTGCGCCACCACGGACTACGAGAAGTGGATGAAGAACATCCTGCCCTCCCGTCAGTTCGGCTTTGTCGTGCTGACAACCTCGCTCGGCATCATGGACCACGAGGAGGCCCGCTCCCGCAACACTGGTGGTAAGGTGCTCGGCTTCTTCTATTAG
- a CDS encoding putative DNA-directed RNA polymerase II subunit 2, with protein MAQDELLDLEDPDMVLDDGFIDERDDENPNDDLDSEDIWEVISSFFREKGLVHQQLDSYNDFLMRIPKMIESMAVIPRQDDQYDPGVTMEEQRDQPRLVLQDVVIGNPSHQTHSYFAGGPLPPLFPNECRLRDMTYDAQAQVTLGVELYHPHADTPHDTFLRNVELGRIPIMLKSMRCNLSGKDEDELPRLNECPHDQGGYFVINGTEKVLIAQERQAANHVYTFSRQKGLLCEVKSIVEGSLNKPRTLQIIMPYRNRGPGSGFESLMCRVAQMDETIPLFVLFRAMDMVADKEILQTVVPDLKDTAMLELLRGSMSDASTLQIFTREEALGYIGRRLGKQDAMANLQREAESLLMRDLLPHMGTDPSANRTKCLYMGYMVHKLLLVALGRHEETDRDFLGHKRIDVAGTLLTVQLQTFLAQVRKEMIKTLQDHAANPRGVFSFGRVIHSRLVTDGLRRCLATGNFGDLKTGNIKTGVAQTLNRLTYSSSLSNLRRIQNPIAASSKATRPRNLHCTQWGYICPVETPEGGSIGLLKNVALMCLMSRGTDHAEVVQAVQARIDGFRTIGLEDTADVRVARVFVNGTMIGVDRNPERLLHDLRTRRRNGELSNEVSIVRDIRDREIRVFSDGGRCLRPLFVVENCHLKLRKSSMRDLLVSEKAGGKKSISWNTVLKKGYVELIDCEEEDSLLVAMTPSEVEKNYYYSHCEMDPSMILGICASIIPYPNHNQSPRNTYQSAMGKQAMGIYASNFNMRMDTTAHVLFYPQKPLVRTKAMTYMHSNDLPAGHNAVVAISCYSGYNQEDSIIMSRSAVERGFFRSAFWRSFKAKEERQKRDALETFENPNREVCRVKRADYSKLDTDGLIKPGMRVLGGDVVVGKTIPLPEADLDKLTTGNTKITKRDASITSRTTEKGVVEKVMLTMNSSDRFAKVKIRTIKIPNIGDKFCSRHGQKGTNGIQFRQEDMPFNRDGVVPDLIINPHAIPSRMTVAHLIETLAGKVACYKGGEVYATPFCSVVVDDFGKALHALGSQRYGNECLYNGHTGLPLDHLIFFGPTFYQRLKHLSGDKIHARPRGPLQPLVRQPTEGRAHEGGLRFGEMERDCMLSYGASQWLRERLFRVSDYYTVHVCNHCGTICVADTKLNRYQCKGCENDTRISQVLMPYACKLLFQELMSMTILPRLGTGPL; from the coding sequence ATGGCGCAGGATGAGCTACTGGATCTGGAAGACCCTGACATGGTCCTCGATGATGGCTTCATCGACGAGCGCGACGACGAGAACCCCAACGACGACCTCGACAGCGAGGACATTTGGGAGGTCATCTCATCCTTCTTCCGGGAGAAGGGACTCGTGCATCAACAGTTGGATTCGTACAACGACTTCCTCATGCGCATCCCCAAGATGATCGAGAGCATGGCTGTCATCCCTCGCCAAGACGACCAGTACGACCCAGGGGTCAcgatggaggagcagcgcgacCAGCCTCGGCTGGTGTTGCAGGACGTGGTGATTGGCAACCCGTCGCACCAGACGCACTCGTACTTCGCCGGtgggccgctgccgccgctcttcCCAAACGAGTGCCGTTTGCGCGACATGACGTAcgacgcgcaggcgcaggtGACACTCGGAGTGGAGCTGTACCACCCGCACGCCGATACGCCGCATGACACCTTCCTGCGCAATGTCGAGCTGGGCCGTATTCCCATCATGCTCAAGTCCATGCGCTGCAACCTAAGCGGCAAGGATGAGGATGAGCTTCCGCGGCTCAACGAGTGCCCGCACGACCAGGGAGGGTACTTTGTGATCAACGGCACAGAGAAGGTGCTCATcgcgcaggagcggcaggCTGCCAACCACGTCTACACATTTTCCCGCCAGAAGGGGCTGTTGTGCGAGGTGAAGTCGATTGTGGAGGGATCGCTGAACAAGCCGCGTACGCTGCAGATCATCATGCCGTACAGGAACAGAGGCCCCGGCAGCGGCTTCGAGAGCCTCATGTGCCGCGTTGCGCAGATGGATGAGACGATTCCGCTGTTTGTGCTGTTTCGGGCGATGGACATGGTGGCGGACAAGGAGATCCTGCAGACGGTCGTGCCGGACCTAAAGGACACCGCgatgctggagctgctgcgtggctCCATGAGTGACGCGAGCACGCTGCAGATCTTCACCCGCGAGGAGGCTCTCGGCTACATTGGCCGGCGCCTCGGCAAACAAGACGCCATGGCGAACCTACAGCGGGAAGCGGAGAGCCTGCTGATGCGGGACTTGCTGCCGCACATGGGCACGGACCCTTCCGCCAACCGCACAAAGTGCCTGTATATGGGCTACATGGTGCAcaagctgctgctcgtcgcCCTCGGCCGCCATGAGGAGACGGACCGTGACTTTCTGGGGCACAAGCGCATTGACGTGGCAGGCacgctgctgacggtgcagctgcagaccTTTCTCGCGCAGGTGCGGAAGGAAATGATCAAGACCCTGCAGGACCACGCTGCCAACCCGCGCGGCGTCTTCAGCTTCGGCCGTGTCATCCACAGCAGACTTGTCACTGACGgtctgcgccgctgtctcGCCACCGGCAACTTCGGCGACCTCAAGACGGGCAACATCAAGACAGGCGTGGCGCAGACGCTGAACCGTCTCACCTACTCGTCTTCCCTTAGCAATCTGCGTCGCATCCAGAACCCCATTGCCGCCTCCAGCAAGGCGACACGCCCGCGCAACTTGCACTGCACGCAGTGGGGGTACATTTGCCCTGTGGAGACGCCGGAGGGCGGCTCGATCGGGCTGCTCAAGAACGTGGCGTTGATGTGTCTCATGTCCCGCGGCACAGACCACGccgaggtggtgcaggcCGTGCAGGCGCGCATCGATGGCTTCCGCACCATCGGTCTCGAGGACACGGCTGACGTGCGTGTGGCGCGTGTGTTCGTGAACGGCACAATGATTGGCGTGGACCGCAACCcggagcggctgctgcacgacCTGCGCACGAGGCGCCGCAACGGCGAGCTCAGCAATGAGGTGAGCATCGTGCGCGATATCCGCGATCGCGAAATCCGCGTCTTCTCGGATGGTGGTCGGTGTCTGCGCCCTCTCTTCGTGGTTGAGAACTGCCACCTAAAGCTCCGCAAGTCCAGCATGCGCGACCTGCTCGTCTCGGAGAAGGCGGGCGGAAAGAAATCCATCTCGTGGAACACCGTGCTGAAGAAGGGCTACGTCGAGCTGATTGactgcgaggaggaggactcGCTGCTGGTCGCCATGACGCCGagcgaggtggagaagaaCTACTACTACTCCCACTGCGAGATGGACCCGTCGATGATTCTTGGCATTTGCGCCTCCATTATCCCCTACCCCAACCACAACCAGTCGCCGCGCAACACCTACCAGTCCGCCATGGGTAAGCAGGCCATGGGCATCTACGCCTCGAACTTCAACATGCGCATGGATACCACCGCCCATGTCCTCTTCTACCCACAAAAACCGCTGGTGCGCACCAAGGCCATGACGTACATGCACAGCAACGACCTGCCCGCCGGCCACaacgcggtggtggccatcTCGTGCTACAGCGGGTACAACCAAGAGGACTCTATCATTATGAGCCGCTCCGCCGTGGAGCGCGGCTTCTTCCGGAGCGCCTTTTGGCGCTCCTTCAAGGCGAAGGAAGAGCGGCAGAAGCGCGACGCGCTGGAGACCTTCGAGAACCCAAACCGCGAGGTATGCCGCGTGAAGCGTGCCGACTACTCGAAGCTGGACACGGACGGCCTCATCAAGCCCGGCATGCGCGTCCTCGGGGGCGACGTGGTTGTGGGCAAGACGATCCCGCTGCCCGAGGCAGACCTCGACAAGCTCACGACGGGCAACACGAAGATCACGAAGCGGGACGCGAGTATCACCTCGCGCACTACGGAGAAGGGCGTCGTGGAGAAGGTGATGTTGACGATGAACAGCAGCGATCGCTTCGCCAAGGTCAAAATTCGCACCATCAAAATCCCCAACATCGGCGACAAATTTTGCAGCCGGCACGGCCAAAAGGGCACCAACGGCATTCAGTTTCGCCAGGAGGACATGCCCTTCAATCGCGACGGCGTCGTGCCGGACCTCATCATCAACCCGCACGCCATTCCCTCCCGCATGACAGTGGCCCACCTGATCGAAACACTGGCCGGCAAGGTGGCGTGCTACAAGGGCGGCGAGGTATACGCGACACCGTTCTGTTCCGTCGTTGTGGACGACTTTGGCAAGGCCTTGCATGCCCTCGGGTCGCAGCGGTACGGCAACGAGTGCCTCTACAATGGGCACACAGGGCTGCCGCTGGATCATCTGATCTTCTTCGGCCCCACCTTCTATCAGCGCCTGAAACACTTATCTGGAGACAAAATCCACGCCCGGCCACGTgggccgctgcagccgctggtTCGTCAGCCAACCGAGGGTCGCGCGCACGAGGGTGGGCTGAGGTTTGGCGAGATGGAGCGTGACTGCATGCTCTCCTATGGTGCCTCGCAGTGGCTGCGGGAGCGCCTCTTCCGCGTCAGTGACTACTACACGGTGCACGTGTGCAATCACTGTGGCACCATCTGTGTGGCCGACACAAAGCTCAACCGCTACCAGTGCAAAGGTTGCGAAAACGACACGCGCATCTCCCAGGTGCTCATGCCGTACGCCTGCAAGCTCCTCTTCCAAGAGCTCATGTCCATGACAATTTTGCCGCGCCTCGGCACCGGGCCtctgtga
- a CDS encoding paraflagellar rod protein 1D: MMSPEDATGLEAARKQKIHNLKLKTACLENEELVQELHISDWSETQRQKLRGAHEKGEELLASVEVGTKWNLMEAYDLAKLMRVCGLEMSQRELYRPEDKPQFMDIIGVKKVLQDLRQNRNKTRVVSFTQLIDNSIAKMEKVEEELRRSQLDATQLAQVPTRTVKMMEDIMNTTQIQNALASTDDQMKTQLAQLEKTNEIQNVAMHDGEMQVAEEQMWTKVQLQERLIELLKDKFGLIGKCEEENSQFKEIYEVQKQANQETSQMKDAKRRLKQRCETDLKHIQDSIQKADLEDAEATKRYTGNKERSERAIKENEEMQEETWNRIQDLERQLQRLGTDRFDEVKRRIEEVDREEKRRVENAQFLEIAAQHKKLLELTVYNCDLAMRCTGLVEELVSEGCASVKSRYDKTNQDLAALRLEVHKEHLEYFRMLYLTLGSLIYKKEKRLEEIDRNIRLAHIQLEFCVETFDPNAKKHADMKKELYKLRQGVEEELAMLKEKQAAALDDFKESEEALDAAGIEFSHPVDENNEEVLTRRSKMVEYKSHLTKQEEVRIAAEREEIKRARLLRSGGESAAAQITSGSLRADNAANAQLEL; encoded by the coding sequence ATGATGTCCCCTGAGGATGCGACCGGgctggaggctgcgcgcaagCAGAAGATCCACAACCTGAAGCTGAAGACGGCGTGCCTGGAGAATGAGGAGCTtgtgcaggagctgcacaTTTCTGACTGGTCggagacgcagcggcagaagctGCGCGGCGCGCATGAGAAGGGTGAGGAGCTGCTCGCGTCCGTGGAGGTTGGGACGAAGTGGAACCTGATGGAGGCGTACGACCTGGCGAAGCtgatgcgcgtgtgcgggcTGGAGATGAGCCAGCGCGAGCTGTACCGCCCGGAGGACAAGCCGCAGTTCATGGACATCATTGGGgtgaagaaggtgctgcaggaccTGCGGCAGAACCGGAACAAGACCCGCGTTGTGAGCTTCACGCAGCTGATCGACAACAGCATCGCGAAGatggagaaggtggaggaggagctgcgacgGTCGCAGCTGGACGCGACGCAGCTTGCGCAGGTGCCGACGCGGACGGTGAAGATGATGGAGGACATCATGAACACGACGCAGATCCAGAACGCGCTTGCGTCGACGGACGATCAGATGAAGACGCAgcttgcgcagctggagaagaCGAACGAGATCCAGAACGTTGCGATGCACGACGGCGAAATGCAGGTTGCGGAGGAGCAGATGTGGACgaaggtgcagctgcaggagcgacTGATCGAGCTGCTGAAGGACAAGTTCGGACTGATCGGGAAGTGTGAGGAAGAGAACTCGCAGTTCAAGGAGATCTACGAGGTGCAGAAGCAGGCGAACCAGGAGACGAGCCAGATGAAGGACGCGAAGCGGCGACTGAAGCAGCGGTGCGAGACGGATCTGAAGCACATCCAGGACTCGATTCAGAAGGCGGACCTGGAGGACGCGGAGGCGACGAAGCGGTACACTGGAAACAaggagcgcagcgagcgcgcgatcaaggagaacgaggagaTGCAGGAGGAGACGTGGAACAGGATCCAGGACctggagcggcagctgcagaggctTGGGACGGACCGGTTCGATGAGGTGAAGCGGCGGATCGAGGAGGTGGACCGCGAGGAGAAGCGCCGCGTGGAGAACGCGCAGTTTCTGGAGATCGCCGCACAGCACaagaagctgctggagctgacGGTGTACAACTGCGACCTCGCGATGCGGTGCACTGGGCTtgtggaggagctggtgTCGGAGGGATGCGCGAGCGTAAAGTCTCGGTACGACAAGACGAACCAGGAcctcgcggcgctgcggctggagGTGCACAAGGAGCACCTGGAGTACTTCCGCATGCTGTACCTGACGCTGGGGTCGCTGATCTacaagaaggagaagcggctGGAGGAGATTGACCGCAACATCCGCCTTGCGCACATCCAGCTGGAGTTCTGCGTGGAGACATTCGACCCGAACGCGAAGAAGCACGCGGACATGAAGAAGGAGCTGTACAAGCTGCGGCagggcgtggaggaggagcttgcgatgctgaaggagaagcaggCTGCCGCGCTGGACGACTTCaaggagtcggaggaggcgctggacGCCGCGGGCATCGAGTTCAGCCACCCGGTGGACGAGAAcaacgaggaggtgctgacgcggcgcagcaaGATGGTGGAGTACAAGTCGCACCTGACGaagcaggaggaggtgaggatTGCGGCGGAGCGCGAGGAGATCAAGCGtgcgcgcctgctgcgcagtggcggcgagAGTGCTGCGGCGCAGATCACGAGCGGCTCGCTGCGCGCCGACAACGCGGCGAATGCGCAGCTGGAGCTGTGA
- a CDS encoding diphthamide synthesis protein produces the protein MESLDDVQHDQRQQREAQRKLGLPTNYRFEIDKCIKRIKEKNARRVALQFPEGLLMFSIPIADILEEATGSEMVILGDVTYGACCVDDFSAAALGCDFLIHYGHSCLISIKDCIVANMMYVFVEIDIDVQHFIDTVKALVPADARVACIGTVQFISSMRAGLRVLQEEHFIHPVVIPQNRPLSTGEVLGCTSPKVNPAEVDSVLYVGDGRFHVESFLIAHPDLSALQYDPYKKTLSQETYATAEMRALRREAVEKAKVAQSFAIVMGTLGRQGHPRVVDRIIALAQRHGKRVTLLLMSEIFPQKMALLEDVDCYIQVACPRLSIDWGYAFDRPLLSPYEAEVALGNAQWGEEYPMDHYSRAGGNWAVYTDKSL, from the coding sequence ATGGAATCACTCGACGACGTACAGCACgatcagcggcagcaacgggaGGCCCAGCGTAAGCTGGGCCTCCCCACCAACTACCGCTTCGAGATTGATAAGTGCATCAAGCGCATCAAGGAAAAAAATGCCCGCCGCGTTGCCTTACAGTTTCCTGAAGGGCTACTCATGTTTTCCATCCCTATCGCTGATATTCTCGAGGAGGCTACGGGGTCTGAGATGGTCATCCTGGGCGATGTCACGTATGGGGCGTGCTGCGTCGATGACTTCTCGGCCGCTGCACTAGGGTGCGACTTCCTCATCCATTATGGGCACAGCTGCCTCATCTCCATCAAAGACTGCATTGTGGCGAACATGATGTACGTTTTCGTTGAGATCGACATTGATGTGCAGCACTTCATTGACACCGTCAAGGCTCTCGTGCCCGCAGATGCGCGGGTTGCATGCATCGGCACTGTCCAGTTTATCTCGTCCATGAGGGCAGGGCTGCGCGTGCTGCAAGAGGAGCACTTCATCCATCCCGTCGTCATCCCTCAAAACAGGCCGCTGTCAACCGGTGAGGTGCTCGGCTGCACGAGCCCCAAGGTGAACCCTGCGGAGGTAGACTCAGTGCTCTACGTCGGCGACGGGCGCTTTCACGTGGAGTCATTCCTCATTGCGCACCCGGACCTCAGCGCGCTCCAGTATGACCCATACAAGAAGACGCTGTCGCAGGAGACCTACGCCACGGCCGAGATGCGCGCCCTTCGCCGTGAGGCGGTCGAGAAGGCAAAGGTGGCTCAGAGCTTTGCGATTGTAATGGGGACGCTAGGCCGCCAGGGCCACCCCCGCGTCGTTGACCGCATCATTGCGCTAGCGCAGCGTCATGGAAAGCGCGTGACGCTGCTCCTCATGTCGGAGATCTTTCCACAGAAGATGGCATTACTTGAGGATGTTGACTGCTACATCCAAGTTGCGTGCCCACGACTCTCTATCGACTGGGGCTACGCCTTCGACCGCCCACTGCTTTCTCCGTATGAGGCTGAGGTGGCCTTGGGCAATGCtcagtggggggaggagtaTCCCATGGACCACTACTCCCGCGCCGGCGGCAACTGGGCCGTCTACACCGACAAGTCTCTCTAG
- a CDS encoding dihydrolipoamide dehydrogenase: protein MKQTFFPLAKKFDVCVLGGGPAGIAAALRAYELGKKACIIEEARIGGADFWNGALQSKTLWEMSKFARYSMGNTSYRFMKSVCELPKIKHENLIKAITTSAETRESQTLEVLANAEIELVFGFGFFKTPNLIGVAKKDGTEENVEADYFVIATGAQPRSHPTAVADGKVVFTSDDIMWQPLPKSIVIIGAGVIGCEFASIFANFGVTQVNIIEKSGRILPMEDEDIALFVQTLLENKGVCFHHHSAMESSNIEEGKFNYTLRDVRNNSLHEHVTDSALVSIGRVPMVSKLNLEAIGVKMENNRINRDEFLRVAPHKNIYACGDTCTRAALVNVAELEGRACIDHMYIPYPEEQLKLKLDNLSTIMFLDQEVAAVGLNEQQCQKMSIGYKMARYSYEYVGRALAMGNTRGFIKLVVTNDKRMQVLGVRAVGPHASSIIELASLAIHNCDSAYDLRNLHAAYPAITQAFQECLHMLLGSSILKPGVFPQLVVREWNPPHFEHGRSYAKKK, encoded by the coding sequence ATGAAGCAAACTTTTTTTCCGCTAGCGAAGAAATTCGACGTCTGTGTGTTAGGCGGCGGTCCCGCCGGCATTGCCGCGGCCCTTCGCGCCTACGAACTGGGAAAAAAAGCTTGTATAATTGAAGAAGCTCGTATCGGCGGTGCTGACTTCTGGAATGGGGCTCTGCAGTCAAAAACACTATGGGAGATGTCAAAATTTGCGCGATACAGTATGGGCAATACGTCTTACCGTTTTATGAAATCTGTTTGTGAGCTACCAAAGATAAAACACGAAAACCTAATCAAGGCTATCACGACGTCCGCTGAAACGCGTGAATCACAGACGTTAGAGGTTCTCGCCAACGCTGAAATTGAGCTAGTTTTTGGGTTCGGCTTCTTTAAGACACCGAACTTGATAGGTGTTGCGAAGAAAGACGGCACGGAGGAAAATGTAGAGGCGGACTACTTTGTCATTGCCACAGGTGCTCAGCCACGTTCCCACCCAACCGCTGTCGCGGACGGGAAAGTTGTCTTCACATCGGATGATATCATGTGGCAGCCACTTCCAAAGAGCATTGTTATTATTGGCGCGGGTGTCATTGGATGCGAATTTGCATCTATTTTCGCTAATTTTGGGGTAACACAAGTGAATATTATTGAAAAAAGTGGCCGCATTCTGCCCATGGAGGATGAGGATATTGCACTCTTTGTACAAACGCTTCTTGAAAATAAGGGTGTGTGCTTTCACCATCACTCTGCCATGGAAAGCAGTAACATCGAGGAAGGAAAATTTAACTACACTCTTAGAGACGTTCGCAACAATTCTCTTCATGAACATGTCACGGACAGTGCTTTGGTCTCCATCGGACGCGTACCAATGGTTTCGAAGCTGAATTTGGAGGCAATTGGCGTCAAGATGGAAAATAACCGCATTAACCGTGATGAATTTCTTCGCGTAGCACCACACAAGAATATTTATGCCTGTGGTGACACCTGTACACGTGCTGCTCTCGTTAACGTCGCCGAACTCGAGGGGCGTGCATGCATAGACCACATGTACATACCATATCCTGAGGAACAATTGAAGCTGAAGCTTGACAATCTATCCACAATAATGTTCCTTGATCAAGAAGTTGCGGCAGTCGGCCTAAATGAGCAGCAGTGTCAAAAGATGTCCATCGGATACAAGATGGCACGATATAGCTACGAATACGTTGGACGTGCACTGGCGATGGGAAACACGAGAGGATTTATCAAACTCGTTGTGACAAACGACAAAAGGATGCAAGTCCTCGGTGTGCGAGCAGTAGGTCCCCATGCCAGCAGTATTATTGAACTTGCGTCGTTGGCCATCCACAACTGTGATTCTGCGTATGACTTGCGCAACCTTCACGCCGCCTACCCCGCTATCACTCAGGCATTCCAAGAGTGTCTTCACATGCTTTTAGGCTCATCAATTCTGAAACCCGGTGTCTTCCCACAACTTGTTGTCAGGGAATGGAATCCACCTCATTTCGAGCACGGACGCTCATATGCTAAGAAAAAGTGA